A genomic segment from Candidatus Omnitrophota bacterium encodes:
- the rpe gene encoding ribulose-phosphate 3-epimerase → MVKTIIAPSILSADFSVLGQEIKKVEAGGADWIHVDVMDGHFVPNITIGPLVVKSIRPVTKLPLDVHLMIKNPEKYIESFVKAGSDIITFHSEVEEDPREIIKLIRYYKKKAGISIKPKTEIKKIEHLLSMVDMVLIMTVEPGFGGQDFMFDCLDKISQLRKIFKKDIEVDGGINDMTARDCMASGANALVAGSYIFGAKDYALAIKKLRG, encoded by the coding sequence ATGGTTAAGACCATTATAGCGCCAAGCATATTATCAGCCGATTTTTCCGTTCTTGGCCAGGAGATAAAGAAAGTCGAAGCCGGCGGCGCGGACTGGATACATGTCGATGTTATGGACGGACACTTCGTGCCCAATATAACGATAGGCCCTCTGGTCGTAAAATCGATAAGACCCGTTACAAAGCTTCCGCTTGATGTGCATCTTATGATAAAAAATCCTGAAAAATACATAGAAAGCTTTGTGAAGGCCGGCAGTGATATAATAACGTTTCATTCGGAGGTGGAAGAAGATCCGAGAGAGATTATAAAACTTATAAGGTATTACAAGAAGAAGGCCGGTATATCGATAAAACCAAAGACTGAAATTAAAAAGATAGAGCACCTTCTTTCCATGGTCGACATGGTATTGATAATGACAGTTGAGCCCGGATTCGGCGGGCAGGATTTTATGTTTGACTGCCTTGATAAGATAAGCCAATTGCGCAAAATTTTCAAAAAGGATATAGAAGTTGATGGTGGTATAAATGATATGACCGCGCGCGATTGTATGGCCAGCGGTGCGAACGCGCTGGTCGCGGGCAGCTATATCTTCGGCGCAAAGGATTACGCGCTGGCGATAAAGAAATTGAGAGGATAA
- the tcmP gene encoding three-Cys-motif partner protein TcmP yields MIRNCKKDESCKDKEGNCLSIGSDGLVVQCVGPWVEDKYYFLERYLNASREVRRKYAERGNAVFVDLFAGPGKCIIKDDKREIDGGASRALRRDEAQFNESFLFDISKANVIALEKRLSSIANCSIKQGDSNLSICELVKKLSGHRFKRYHFIFIDPFGPEALKFSTLIELTKLSRLDMLIHFPIMAIRRNLKMWVKKDNTILDEFLGTKEWRDKISSLSEDKICSALINVYKDALSTIGCVFIFDLKPVAIKNTKNAPLYDLILVSKNPLAQKIWNTVVNKDPDGQKHFNY; encoded by the coding sequence ATGATAAGAAATTGTAAAAAAGATGAAAGTTGTAAAGATAAAGAAGGTAATTGTCTATCAATTGGCTCAGATGGACTTGTTGTTCAGTGTGTTGGTCCTTGGGTAGAGGATAAGTATTATTTTTTAGAGCGATATTTGAATGCATCGCGTGAAGTTAGGAGAAAGTATGCTGAAAGAGGAAATGCGGTATTTGTTGATCTGTTTGCAGGCCCAGGAAAGTGTATAATAAAAGATGATAAGAGAGAAATTGATGGTGGAGCATCAAGAGCTCTTCGTAGAGACGAAGCGCAATTTAATGAAAGTTTTTTATTTGATATCAGCAAAGCCAACGTTATAGCACTAGAAAAAAGACTCAGCTCAATAGCAAATTGTAGTATAAAACAAGGGGATTCAAACTTATCGATTTGTGAGTTGGTAAAAAAATTATCAGGGCATCGCTTTAAGAGGTATCACTTTATTTTTATAGATCCTTTTGGACCAGAAGCGTTAAAATTTTCTACCCTAATAGAGTTAACGAAGCTAAGTCGTTTGGATATGCTAATCCATTTTCCAATAATGGCAATTAGAAGAAATTTGAAAATGTGGGTTAAAAAGGACAATACAATATTAGATGAATTTTTGGGTACAAAAGAGTGGCGTGACAAAATATCATCTTTATCAGAAGACAAGATATGCAGTGCCCTAATAAATGTGTACAAAGATGCATTATCAACGATAGGGTGTGTTTTCATTTTTGATTTAAAACCAGTAGCTATAAAGAATACAAAAAATGCGCCACTATATGATTTGATTCTTGTTTCAAAGAATCCACTTGCTCAAAAAATATGGAATACCGTTGTTAACAAAGATCCTGACGGTCAAAAGCATTTCAATTATTAA
- a CDS encoding radical SAM protein: MKTIERKSLLYKSEVEYADFCLNHVEGCSHGCKYPCYAYMMKKRCGIVKTYEEWCQPKIVSNALELLDREIPRYKDKIKYVHLCFSTDPFMYKQSEVCDLSLKIIEKLNINDIRCTVLTKGIFPKELENTGRFGRNNEYGITLVSLDEKFRKMFESNSSDFESRIESLRYLSKKGMRTWVSMEPYPTPNLINQDLRKILEKIIFVDKIIFGRLNYNVKSSEFRYTKEFYNELSKTVMEFCERNRIKYHIKHGTISTVDKPANNKVFSGYNSKKTVFA; the protein is encoded by the coding sequence ATGAAAACAATAGAACGAAAATCATTACTTTATAAAAGCGAAGTTGAATACGCAGATTTTTGCTTAAATCATGTTGAGGGTTGTTCCCATGGTTGCAAATATCCTTGCTATGCTTATATGATGAAAAAAAGGTGTGGTATCGTGAAAACCTATGAAGAATGGTGTCAACCAAAAATAGTTTCCAACGCGTTAGAGCTATTAGATAGAGAAATACCGCGCTATAAAGACAAAATCAAATATGTGCATTTATGTTTTTCAACAGATCCTTTTATGTATAAGCAGAGCGAAGTATGTGATTTGAGCTTAAAGATAATCGAGAAGCTCAATATAAATGATATTCGTTGCACTGTCTTGACCAAAGGGATATTTCCTAAAGAGCTTGAAAATACTGGAAGATTTGGTCGGAATAATGAATATGGCATTACGCTGGTATCGTTGGATGAAAAATTTAGAAAAATGTTCGAATCAAATTCATCCGATTTTGAAAGTAGGATAGAGTCTCTTAGATATTTAAGTAAAAAAGGAATGAGAACATGGGTCAGTATGGAGCCGTACCCTACACCTAATTTGATAAATCAAGATTTAAGAAAAATATTAGAAAAAATAATTTTTGTGGATAAAATTATATTTGGCAGGTTAAATTATAATGTTAAATCGTCCGAATTCAGGTATACTAAAGAGTTTTATAATGAGCTTTCTAAAACTGTAATGGAATTTTGTGAAAGAAATAGAATAAAGTACCATATTAAACACGGAACTATTTCAACGGTGGACAAACCAGCAAATAATAAAGTATTTAGTGGCTATAACTCCAAGAAAACTGTTTTTGCTTAG
- a CDS encoding phosphoglucomutase/phosphomannomutase family protein, translating to MSIIKFGTDGWRAVISENFTFDNVKKVAQAMADYILSQKEVLKGREFKAVVGYDTRFLSYKYAEISACIIASNGIPVILADKASPTPSVSYAIKDKNLVGGIVITASHNPARYNGMKYKAHYSGSAGPEITKKIESLIGINDVKFRPLKELKEEGILTVEDIVSRHLAFIKKYVNLKIIKASRMKVLVDSMYGVGDNYIADLLKGGKIKVDTIHEDANPGFGNINPEPIMPNLKELADMTKKYKYSVGLATDGDADRLGVTLPNGKLLTGHKVMTLLLLHLLEDKKIKGDVIQTICGTALIEKICKKYGLKMHETHVGFKYICDIMQKEDVLIGGEETGGVAFKGYIPERDGILSGLLILEMMATRRKKLEDIIKSVDKEYGTYEYRRLDMRVPDDKKNMLMDYLKQNTLKKVLDMDVVEVKNYDGYKFICKDRSWFMLRLSGTEPIVRVYAEAPNEKTALAILEFGRKLVNAL from the coding sequence GTGTCTATAATAAAATTTGGTACTGACGGTTGGAGAGCGGTAATAAGCGAGAATTTTACTTTCGATAATGTCAAGAAGGTGGCCCAGGCAATGGCAGATTATATATTGAGCCAGAAAGAAGTTCTTAAAGGGCGTGAATTTAAAGCGGTGGTAGGCTATGATACGAGATTTTTATCATATAAATACGCGGAGATCTCGGCGTGCATCATAGCATCTAACGGCATACCGGTTATACTCGCCGATAAGGCCAGCCCCACACCTTCTGTAAGCTATGCCATAAAAGACAAGAATCTTGTCGGGGGTATAGTAATAACGGCAAGCCACAACCCCGCAAGATATAATGGGATGAAGTATAAGGCCCATTATTCCGGTTCCGCAGGCCCTGAAATAACCAAAAAGATAGAAAGCCTTATAGGCATAAATGATGTTAAATTCAGGCCACTGAAAGAGCTTAAAGAAGAAGGCATATTAACCGTTGAAGATATCGTTTCGAGGCACCTCGCTTTTATCAAAAAATATGTTAATCTAAAAATTATCAAAGCGAGCCGCATGAAGGTTTTAGTTGATTCTATGTATGGGGTCGGGGATAACTACATAGCGGATCTTTTGAAGGGCGGCAAGATAAAAGTGGATACTATACATGAAGATGCTAATCCCGGATTCGGTAATATAAATCCTGAACCGATAATGCCCAACTTAAAAGAGCTTGCCGATATGACCAAAAAATATAAATATTCCGTAGGTCTGGCTACGGATGGGGATGCCGATAGGCTCGGGGTAACATTGCCCAATGGAAAACTTCTTACCGGCCACAAGGTTATGACGCTTCTATTGCTGCACCTCTTGGAGGATAAAAAGATTAAGGGCGATGTGATTCAGACCATCTGCGGGACAGCGCTTATAGAAAAGATATGTAAAAAATATGGCCTGAAGATGCACGAGACCCATGTAGGGTTCAAGTACATATGCGACATAATGCAGAAGGAAGATGTTCTGATCGGAGGCGAAGAGACCGGCGGGGTAGCGTTCAAAGGATATATACCTGAACGCGACGGTATATTGTCGGGCCTTCTCATACTTGAGATGATGGCCACAAGGCGCAAGAAGCTGGAAGATATCATAAAGAGCGTCGACAAAGAATACGGCACATATGAATACAGGCGACTTGATATGAGGGTGCCCGACGACAAAAAGAACATGTTGATGGATTACCTCAAACAGAATACCCTTAAAAAAGTACTCGACATGGATGTGGTCGAGGTTAAAAATTACGATGGATATAAATTCATTTGTAAAGACCGCTCATGGTTTATGCTGCGGCTTTCAGGCACCGAACCCATAGTAAGAGTATACGCGGAAGCGCCGAATGAGAAGACGGCATTGGCAATATTGGAATTTGGAAGAAAGTTAGTCAACGCTCTATAA
- the trpA gene encoding tryptophan synthase subunit alpha, with protein MNRIDKKFKELKKGKKKAFIAYVTAGDPNLSATKSIVLALEGAGVDIIELGIPFSDPLADGPTIQAASHRALLKGATLRKIFSLVGILRKATDIPIVFMTYYNPVLRYGIEHFVKSCKKAGVDGVIIPDLPFEEARDLTAFSKIAGIATIFLAAPTSTRARIGGIAKNSSGFVYYVSLTGVTGARSRLPAEVTSKVKLIKSVTKKPVAVGFGVSTVRQAREVSKFSDGVIVGSAIVKIIENNQKNNKALLSKVSSFAKTLAKAIHNA; from the coding sequence ATGAATCGAATAGATAAAAAATTCAAAGAGTTAAAAAAGGGTAAGAAGAAAGCTTTCATAGCTTATGTGACAGCCGGCGACCCGAATCTTTCGGCGACAAAGAGCATAGTTTTAGCGCTTGAGGGCGCGGGTGTGGATATAATCGAACTTGGCATACCGTTTTCGGATCCGCTCGCGGATGGCCCGACGATACAGGCGGCTTCGCACAGAGCGCTTCTTAAGGGCGCGACCTTGAGAAAGATATTCTCGCTGGTTGGTATATTGAGAAAAGCCACTGATATACCGATAGTATTTATGACATACTATAATCCCGTATTGAGATATGGTATTGAGCATTTTGTCAAAAGCTGCAAAAAAGCGGGTGTCGACGGGGTTATAATACCGGACTTACCTTTTGAAGAGGCGAGAGATTTAACGGCATTTTCAAAAATAGCCGGAATAGCCACTATATTTTTGGCAGCGCCTACATCTACCAGGGCAAGGATTGGCGGTATCGCGAAGAACTCATCCGGGTTCGTATATTATGTCTCGCTGACAGGCGTTACCGGCGCGAGGAGCAGGCTGCCTGCCGAAGTTACCTCAAAAGTAAAGCTGATAAAATCTGTCACCAAAAAACCGGTTGCTGTAGGATTTGGCGTATCTACTGTCCGGCAGGCTCGCGAAGTTTCGAAATTTTCCGACGGCGTTATTGTAGGAAGCGCGATTGTAAAGATAATCGAGAATAATCAAAAAAATAATAAGGCACTGCTATCAAAAGTATCAAGTTTTGCAAAAACTTTAGCAAAGGCGATCCATAATGCGTAA
- the ruvX gene encoding Holliday junction resolvase RuvX, which translates to MRIMGLDFGTKRIGVALSDELFLTAQGINTIQRKELKSDLEEISKIARENNVQEIVTGLPLNMNGTYSAKTKEVVEFIDELSKVVTVPVRTWDERLTSMQAERVLLEADVSRAKRKKVTDKLAAQIILQSYLDSRGKG; encoded by the coding sequence ATGAGAATAATGGGCCTTGATTTCGGGACGAAGCGCATAGGGGTAGCGTTGAGCGATGAACTATTTTTGACGGCGCAAGGGATCAACACCATTCAGCGCAAGGAATTAAAAAGCGACCTGGAAGAGATATCAAAAATCGCGCGGGAAAATAATGTGCAGGAGATAGTGACCGGGTTGCCTCTTAACATGAACGGTACTTACAGCGCGAAGACCAAAGAGGTTGTGGAATTTATAGACGAGCTTTCAAAAGTCGTTACAGTGCCTGTCAGGACGTGGGATGAGAGATTGACGAGCATGCAGGCCGAAAGAGTGCTTCTTGAAGCTGATGTCAGTCGCGCGAAACGTAAAAAGGTTACCGACAAGCTTGCGGCTCAGATAATTTTACAAAGTTATCTGGACTCAAGAGGGAAAGGTTAA
- a CDS encoding mannose-1-phosphate guanylyltransferase — protein MRKRTPIPGSRSASSVYAVILVGGIGKRLQPLSRPSRPKPFLSITKDNKTIFRKTVDRINKIIPVENIAVVANRSQAGMVKKNFRRIARENLFLEKASRNTAPAIALAALNLKKRDPGAIMVILPADHYIGNQKIYSDTIKKGIDFVAKNPKAMVTIGLKPYFPATGYGYIKVQKAGSRGGVLKVEKFVEKPDLNTAVSFIKDKNYLWNTGTFIFKAATFLGAIRRLAADIYGGLKDIRKIEQRYERLPNISVDYAVMEKAYEIYCIKGSYFWEDIGSFDSLKKILKIEGRRFIEKDGKVTKIL, from the coding sequence ATGCGTAAGCGAACCCCGATACCCGGTTCTCGGTCTGCGAGTTCAGTTTACGCGGTGATTCTTGTAGGCGGCATAGGCAAACGTCTTCAGCCGCTATCAAGGCCTTCCAGGCCAAAGCCGTTTTTGTCGATAACAAAAGATAATAAGACTATATTCCGTAAAACCGTAGACAGGATAAATAAGATAATACCTGTGGAAAATATAGCTGTTGTCGCCAATAGATCGCAGGCAGGAATGGTAAAAAAGAATTTTCGCAGGATAGCCAGGGAAAATCTTTTCCTTGAAAAAGCGTCGCGCAATACAGCGCCCGCCATAGCCCTTGCCGCGTTGAATCTTAAGAAAAGGGACCCAGGCGCTATCATGGTTATTTTGCCCGCGGATCACTATATAGGTAACCAAAAAATATATTCCGATACCATAAAGAAGGGCATAGATTTTGTAGCAAAAAACCCCAAGGCCATGGTTACCATAGGATTAAAACCGTATTTTCCGGCAACCGGATACGGATATATAAAGGTGCAGAAGGCGGGTAGCAGGGGCGGGGTGTTAAAGGTGGAAAAATTTGTGGAGAAACCGGATCTTAATACGGCCGTCTCGTTTATTAAAGATAAAAATTACCTGTGGAATACCGGCACATTCATATTTAAGGCGGCAACTTTTCTGGGAGCTATACGCAGGCTTGCCGCGGATATATACGGCGGGTTGAAGGATATCCGCAAGATAGAGCAGAGGTATGAAAGATTGCCGAATATATCCGTAGATTACGCGGTAATGGAAAAAGCTTACGAAATTTACTGCATAAAAGGGTCTTATTTCTGGGAAGACATAGGAAGCTTCGACAGTTTGAAAAAAATTCTTAAGATAGAAGGAAGGCGCTTTATCGAAAAAGACGGTAAAGTGACAAAGATTTTATGA
- a CDS encoding phosphoribosylanthranilate isomerase translates to MTKIKICGITNKKDAVEAAELGADMLGFVCYKKSKRYVEPKTIMDIANELPDRIAKVGVFVDEEAGKVSEIAQNCLLDTLQFHGDESPEYCARFKGAYKIIKAFKIKDKDSLKGINDYDVDFYMLDTHSDKLKGGTGKSFDWKIIENFEFLRPVILSGGLNPSNVGQAIDKVFPYGVDVSSGIEESPGKKDLKLMKEFVENVRKSQ, encoded by the coding sequence ATGACCAAGATTAAGATATGCGGTATTACAAATAAAAAAGATGCTGTAGAAGCTGCGGAATTAGGCGCGGACATGTTAGGGTTCGTTTGCTATAAAAAATCAAAAAGGTATGTTGAGCCGAAGACGATAATGGATATCGCTAACGAGCTGCCTGATAGAATAGCGAAAGTCGGCGTCTTCGTGGATGAAGAGGCCGGGAAAGTCTCTGAGATAGCGCAAAACTGTTTGTTGGATACACTGCAATTCCATGGAGATGAGAGTCCTGAATATTGTGCGCGTTTTAAGGGAGCATATAAGATTATCAAGGCGTTCAAAATTAAGGATAAGGACAGCTTAAAAGGTATAAATGATTATGACGTTGATTTTTATATGCTCGATACACATAGTGATAAACTGAAGGGCGGTACAGGGAAGAGCTTTGACTGGAAGATAATAGAAAATTTCGAGTTTTTAAGGCCTGTCATACTCTCAGGCGGACTCAATCCGTCTAATGTAGGTCAGGCGATAGACAAGGTGTTCCCATACGGCGTGGATGTGTCGAGCGGCATAGAAGAATCGCCCGGCAAGAAGGATTTAAAATTAATGAAGGAGTTTGTAGAAAACGTAAGGAAGAGCCAATGA
- a CDS encoding pitrilysin family protein — MRELIRKMDNGLSVAAKEMPHMESVSFGIWIRTGVRCENNVNNGISHLLEHLLFKGTKTRDMKEIKEQIEGRGGSFNGFTSEEFTCYLVKLLAKDAELGVDILSDMVLNPRLDENEVEKEKGVVIEEINMYKDIPAQHVHEILTEMLWPKQPLGLPLAGSAESVTSIKREDIVSYKETYYNPNNMLLIGTGRVNEADLSALASKYLSRVSPKNIPNFDKAKKDQKAPFLSLNFKETEQTHVAIGFHAPDRFSPDKYAASILNIIMGANMSSRLFHIVRDEMALCYEISSSMRRYEDTGAFVIGAGLEEKKLIKALEVIFRELDSIRKEPVKSEELERAKEFYKGQLLFTMEDTMSLMLWLGEKAIAKEKEFDPKSIIKKIESVTRDDLMRVASDIFKDDSLNMAVIGPVKDEKRLKEALHI, encoded by the coding sequence ATGCGGGAATTAATCAGAAAGATGGATAATGGGCTTAGCGTGGCAGCCAAAGAGATGCCTCATATGGAGAGTGTATCTTTTGGCATATGGATACGCACAGGGGTGAGGTGCGAAAATAATGTAAATAATGGCATAAGCCATTTATTGGAACATCTTTTATTTAAAGGCACCAAGACCAGGGACATGAAGGAGATAAAGGAGCAAATAGAGGGCCGTGGCGGCAGTTTTAACGGATTTACCTCCGAAGAATTTACATGCTACCTGGTGAAGCTTCTCGCCAAGGACGCCGAGCTTGGTGTGGATATACTAAGCGATATGGTGCTGAATCCACGCTTAGACGAAAACGAGGTTGAGAAAGAGAAGGGCGTTGTAATAGAAGAGATCAATATGTATAAGGACATTCCCGCCCAGCACGTACATGAGATCCTCACCGAAATGTTATGGCCCAAGCAACCGCTGGGGCTGCCTTTGGCCGGCAGCGCGGAATCTGTGACTTCTATAAAGAGAGAAGATATAGTTTCCTATAAAGAGACTTACTATAATCCTAATAACATGCTTCTGATAGGGACGGGCAGGGTCAACGAGGCGGATCTATCGGCCCTTGCAAGTAAATATCTATCAAGGGTATCTCCAAAAAATATACCAAATTTTGATAAAGCAAAAAAAGATCAGAAGGCGCCATTCCTAAGCCTTAATTTCAAGGAGACAGAACAGACGCATGTGGCCATAGGATTTCATGCGCCCGACCGGTTCAGTCCCGATAAGTACGCGGCGAGCATACTCAATATAATAATGGGAGCTAATATGTCATCGCGTCTCTTTCATATAGTAAGGGACGAGATGGCACTGTGTTACGAGATATCATCAAGCATGCGAAGATATGAAGATACGGGCGCTTTTGTCATAGGCGCCGGACTCGAAGAGAAGAAGCTTATAAAGGCTCTCGAGGTTATATTCAGGGAGCTGGATAGCATAAGGAAAGAGCCCGTGAAGAGTGAGGAGCTTGAAAGAGCCAAGGAGTTTTATAAAGGACAGCTTTTATTTACTATGGAAGATACAATGAGCCTGATGTTATGGCTTGGTGAAAAAGCTATAGCTAAAGAAAAGGAATTTGATCCAAAGAGTATAATAAAAAAGATAGAATCTGTTACCCGGGATGATCTAATGCGTGTGGCATCGGATATCTTTAAGGACGACAGCCTTAATATGGCGGTAATTGGTCCGGTAAAAGATGAAAAAAGATTGAAAGAGGCTCTGCATATATAA
- a CDS encoding site-2 protease family protein, which produces MKGSIKLFKLFGISINIHVTFLLLLVFFLSGGIKWLVLLLGVFCFVTLHEICHSLVAKSYGIEVREITLLPIGGVASMSSMPEKPSQEFFISIAGPLFNLMVVAVFYIPLKKFLGAEVLFYRPFSTATWPLTLAYLYWINLILALFNLIPAFPMDGGRVLRSLLAQKMGYQKATKLAVNLGHIFALGFAYFGIVGFNIILIAIAIFIYIAASNEGLQVDLKETLKRFKVKDILSADFFTLNIDTTLAKVMELVLHSHQEDFPVTHKADTVGFVTRNDVLAGIHSLGADATVGEIMRKDFPKIADTDSLVQAQKMMEESGLRAIPVTKGGKIIGIVTIEDIGRVYSIASQRNK; this is translated from the coding sequence ATGAAGGGCTCTATTAAGTTATTTAAATTATTCGGCATATCGATAAATATACACGTAACATTTTTACTGCTTCTGGTATTTTTTCTGTCGGGCGGAATAAAATGGCTTGTGTTATTATTGGGAGTATTCTGTTTTGTCACTCTTCATGAGATATGCCACTCGCTTGTGGCAAAGTCTTACGGCATAGAGGTGCGCGAGATAACGCTGCTGCCCATAGGCGGCGTCGCTTCAATGTCGTCGATGCCCGAAAAGCCCAGCCAGGAATTTTTTATTTCAATAGCCGGGCCGCTCTTCAACCTGATGGTTGTAGCTGTATTCTATATTCCGCTGAAAAAGTTTTTGGGCGCGGAAGTGCTCTTTTATCGGCCTTTTTCCACAGCTACATGGCCGCTTACTTTGGCCTATCTGTATTGGATAAACCTCATCTTAGCGCTATTTAATCTGATACCGGCCTTTCCTATGGACGGCGGAAGGGTCTTAAGATCACTCCTTGCCCAAAAGATGGGCTATCAGAAAGCTACGAAATTGGCGGTCAACCTGGGCCATATATTCGCGCTCGGATTTGCCTACTTCGGTATAGTGGGCTTCAACATAATACTGATAGCGATAGCTATATTCATCTATATAGCGGCTTCCAATGAAGGACTCCAGGTTGATTTAAAAGAAACCTTGAAAAGATTCAAGGTTAAGGATATACTATCTGCCGATTTTTTCACATTGAATATCGATACAACACTTGCCAAGGTGATGGAACTGGTTCTCCATTCTCATCAGGAGGACTTTCCTGTAACCCATAAGGCTGATACAGTGGGTTTTGTGACCAGGAATGATGTCCTGGCCGGTATTCACAGCCTGGGCGCGGACGCTACCGTAGGGGAAATAATGAGAAAAGATTTTCCAAAGATCGCGGATACAGACTCTTTGGTCCAGGCGCAGAAGATGATGGAGGAGAGCGGTTTGCGGGCAATACCCGTAACCAAGGGCGGCAAGATAATAGGTATAGTTACTATCGAAGATATAGGCAGGGTTTACAGCATCGCTTCACAAAGAAATAAATAA
- the trpB gene encoding tryptophan synthase subunit beta → MNIPNKKGYFGRFGGKFVPETLMAALAQLEKEYRKLKADKPFKKELDSYLKDYAGRPTPLYFAKRLTRQIGGAQIYLKREDLLHTGAHKINNTLGQILLAVKMGKSRIIAETGAGQHGVATATVAALFGLKCEIFMGEEDIKRQAINVFKMKLLGAKVTPVTSGSKTLKDAMNEAIRDWVTNVGTTYYVIGSVAGPHPYPEMVRDFQAVIGREAKRQSLKSFGKLPDYLVACVGGGSNAMGLFYAFMKDRVKFIGVEAAGLGINTDKHAATLCKGSVGVLHGSKSYLLQDADGQIEIAHSISAGLDYPGVGPEHSYFKDSGRAQYVAVTDAQALEGFSMLTELEGIIPALESSHAVYYATRLAKRLPKSKIIVICLSGRGDKDIDIVRGVL, encoded by the coding sequence ATGAACATTCCAAATAAAAAAGGTTATTTTGGTAGATTCGGCGGAAAGTTTGTTCCGGAAACTTTGATGGCGGCGTTAGCCCAGCTGGAAAAGGAATATAGAAAGTTAAAGGCGGATAAGCCGTTTAAAAAAGAACTGGATAGCTATCTCAAAGATTACGCGGGGCGTCCAACGCCGCTCTATTTTGCCAAGAGATTGACCAGGCAAATAGGAGGCGCGCAGATCTACCTTAAGAGAGAAGATCTTTTGCATACAGGCGCGCATAAGATAAATAATACTCTGGGGCAGATATTATTGGCTGTAAAGATGGGCAAGTCGCGTATAATCGCCGAGACCGGCGCGGGACAACATGGAGTCGCCACCGCGACTGTCGCGGCGCTATTCGGGCTAAAATGCGAAATCTTCATGGGCGAGGAAGATATTAAGCGTCAGGCGATAAATGTATTCAAGATGAAACTATTAGGCGCCAAGGTCACGCCTGTCACCAGCGGATCGAAGACGCTTAAAGACGCCATGAACGAAGCCATAAGGGATTGGGTGACCAATGTTGGCACTACGTATTACGTTATCGGCTCTGTCGCGGGCCCGCATCCATATCCGGAGATGGTCAGAGACTTTCAGGCTGTCATAGGCCGGGAAGCGAAGCGGCAAAGTCTGAAAAGTTTTGGGAAGCTGCCTGATTATCTGGTCGCATGCGTTGGCGGCGGAAGCAACGCGATGGGGTTATTCTACGCTTTTATGAAAGATAGGGTTAAATTTATAGGCGTTGAGGCCGCGGGGCTGGGCATAAATACAGATAAACACGCCGCGACTCTATGCAAAGGCTCCGTCGGTGTATTGCATGGTTCGAAAAGCTATCTTTTACAGGATGCGGACGGCCAGATAGAGATAGCCCACTCTATTTCTGCCGGGTTGGATTATCCGGGAGTCGGGCCGGAACATTCGTATTTCAAAGATTCGGGCCGCGCCCAATACGTTGCCGTTACTGATGCTCAGGCGCTTGAAGGCTTTTCTATGCTTACAGAGCTTGAAGGCATCATTCCGGCGCTCGAATCATCCCACGCTGTATATTACGCGACACGCCTTGCGAAGCGGCTGCCGAAAAGCAAGATCATAGTCATCTGTCTGTCCGGCAGGGGCGATAAGGATATAGACATAGTGCGAGGGGTTCTATAA